In the genome of Falsirhodobacter halotolerans, one region contains:
- a CDS encoding zinc-finger domain-containing protein yields MPPLPPETETVTRWTIPCDGGQGALGHPRVWLTIPEETGFVECGYCDKRYVIDRDHAEGGH; encoded by the coding sequence ATGCCCCCCCTTCCGCCGGAAACCGAGACCGTCACCCGCTGGACCATTCCCTGCGACGGGGGACAGGGCGCGCTTGGCCATCCGCGCGTCTGGCTGACCATCCCCGAGGAGACGGGCTTTGTCGAATGCGGCTATTGCGACAAACGCTATGTCATCGACCGTGACCATGCCGAGGGCGGCCACTAG
- a CDS encoding DUF58 domain-containing protein → MTLLSRSEGLAQALPPLLAAAERLAQTVRLGGHGRRQAGAGDEFWQYRPAGSGDAARMIDWRRSARSDGHVVRDREWQGAQSVTLWVDAGRSMTFTGDPARGSKGDRAGLLALALAVLLLRGGERVALDGAAPRAGRGHAVALAAGLAGRAAQDHAVPDFGVLPAHGQAVMLSDFLGPLDGVTAALDRAVAQDVRGALVQVLDPVEDAFPYDGRTLFESVSGHLRFETREAGALRDRYLDRLAERRAELEVMARAAGWHLHAHHTGDAPQPALLWLYRAIGRDM, encoded by the coding sequence GTGACGCTCCTTTCCCGCTCCGAAGGTCTGGCGCAGGCGCTGCCGCCGCTGCTTGCGGCGGCCGAACGTCTGGCACAAACCGTGCGCCTTGGCGGACATGGCCGCCGACAAGCGGGCGCGGGGGATGAGTTCTGGCAATACCGCCCTGCGGGGTCGGGCGATGCGGCGCGGATGATCGACTGGCGACGTTCGGCCCGGTCGGACGGCCATGTGGTGCGCGACCGGGAATGGCAGGGGGCGCAAAGCGTGACCCTCTGGGTCGATGCGGGCCGGTCGATGACCTTTACCGGCGATCCGGCGCGGGGCAGCAAGGGCGACCGGGCGGGGCTTCTGGCGCTTGCGCTGGCGGTTTTGCTGCTGCGCGGCGGGGAACGGGTGGCGCTGGACGGGGCGGCCCCCCGTGCGGGGCGGGGCCATGCGGTGGCCTTGGCAGCAGGGCTGGCGGGGCGCGCGGCGCAGGATCATGCCGTGCCGGATTTCGGCGTGTTGCCCGCGCATGGGCAGGCGGTGATGCTGTCGGATTTCCTCGGGCCGCTGGACGGGGTGACGGCGGCGCTGGACCGCGCCGTGGCGCAGGATGTGCGCGGCGCGTTGGTGCAGGTGCTGGACCCGGTGGAGGACGCCTTCCCCTATGACGGGCGCACCCTGTTCGAATCGGTCAGCGGCCATCTGCGGTTCGAGACGCGCGAGGCGGGGGCCTTGCGCGATCGCTATCTGGACCGGCTTGCCGAACGGCGGGCCGAGCTGGAGGTGATGGCCCGTGCCGCCGGGTGGCATCTGCACGCGCATCATACGGGCGATGCGCCGCAGCCGGCGCTTTTGTGGCTCTATCGCGCCATCGGCCGGGACATGTGA
- a CDS encoding DUF2798 domain-containing protein has product MIPARYAHVAFAFLLSGMMSFIVSGVAIARARGMAHLADEWIGGWLPSWAVAFPCVLVIAPIARRIVTRLTIPA; this is encoded by the coding sequence ATGATTCCCGCACGCTACGCCCATGTCGCCTTTGCCTTCCTGCTGTCGGGGATGATGTCGTTCATCGTCTCGGGCGTGGCCATCGCCCGCGCGCGGGGGATGGCCCATCTGGCCGACGAATGGATCGGCGGCTGGCTTCCCTCCTGGGCGGTGGCGTTTCCCTGCGTTCTGGTCATTGCCCCCATCGCCCGCCGGATCGTGACCCGCCTGACGATTCCCGCGTGA
- a CDS encoding DUF1285 domain-containing protein produces MANDETGQNAVKNLLGHATRTPAPVHLWTPPYCGEIDIVIRRDGSWWHEGAPIRREGLVQLFASILKREGDRYYLVTPVEKLGIVVEDTPLLVTDLDGTTLITATGDRVVPGPDHPLRVADPNGTPTPYIHVRGGMEARIDRKTFYRLMDMAEERDGQWMLDIDGHPVPLGA; encoded by the coding sequence ATGGCAAACGACGAAACGGGACAAAATGCCGTGAAAAACCTGCTGGGCCATGCGACCCGCACCCCCGCGCCCGTGCATCTGTGGACCCCGCCCTATTGCGGCGAGATCGACATCGTCATCCGGCGGGACGGATCGTGGTGGCATGAGGGCGCACCCATCCGCCGCGAGGGGCTGGTGCAGCTCTTCGCCTCCATCCTGAAACGCGAGGGGGATCGGTATTATCTGGTGACGCCCGTGGAAAAGCTGGGAATCGTGGTGGAGGATACGCCGCTTCTGGTGACCGATCTGGACGGCACGACCCTGATCACGGCGACCGGCGACCGTGTCGTGCCCGGCCCCGATCATCCGTTGCGCGTGGCGGACCCGAACGGCACCCCCACCCCTTATATCCATGTGCGCGGCGGGATGGAGGCGCGGATCGACCGCAAGACCTTCTATCGCCTCATGGACATGGCCGAGGAACGGGACGGGCAATGGATGCTCGACATAGATGGTCATCCGGTTCCGCTTGGGGCATGA
- a CDS encoding AAA family ATPase: MDTRETLIPRIDALGAQLALAKASIARRFIGQEAVVDLVLGAILCGGHALLVGLPGLGKTRLVDTLATVLGLDGGRVQFTPDLMPADILGSEVLDNAGGTRAFRFIEGPIFCQLLLADEINRASPRTQSALLQAMQEREVTVAGVHRPLGPPFHVLATQNPIDQEGTYPLPEAQLDRFLVQIDVTYPDRATERDILIATTGAAEDAVHPVLTAAELMEAQRLIRRMPVGEGVVDAILDLVRACRPGEAEGADLAGTLAWGPGPRAAQALMLMVRARALLDGRLAPSISDVAALARPVLIHRMALGFAARARGETLGGVIDGVVARLDQGRAA; the protein is encoded by the coding sequence ATGGACACGCGCGAGACCCTCATCCCCCGGATCGACGCGCTGGGCGCGCAACTGGCCTTGGCCAAGGCCAGCATCGCGCGCCGCTTTATCGGGCAGGAAGCGGTGGTCGATCTCGTGCTGGGCGCGATCCTGTGCGGGGGGCACGCGCTTCTGGTGGGGCTGCCGGGTCTGGGCAAGACGCGGCTGGTCGATACGCTGGCCACCGTTCTGGGGCTGGACGGGGGGCGCGTCCAATTCACGCCCGATCTGATGCCCGCCGACATTCTGGGGTCGGAGGTGCTGGACAATGCGGGCGGCACCCGCGCCTTCCGCTTCATCGAAGGGCCGATCTTCTGCCAGCTTCTTCTGGCGGACGAGATCAACCGCGCCAGCCCGCGCACGCAATCGGCGCTTTTGCAGGCGATGCAGGAACGCGAGGTGACGGTGGCGGGCGTGCACCGCCCCCTCGGCCCCCCGTTCCATGTTCTGGCAACGCAGAACCCGATCGATCAGGAGGGGACCTATCCCTTGCCCGAGGCGCAGTTGGACCGGTTCCTCGTGCAGATCGACGTGACCTATCCCGACCGGGCGACCGAGCGCGACATCCTGATCGCCACCACGGGCGCTGCCGAGGATGCCGTCCATCCCGTCCTGACGGCGGCGGAGCTGATGGAGGCGCAGCGCCTGATCCGCCGGATGCCGGTGGGGGAGGGGGTGGTGGACGCGATCCTCGATCTGGTCCGCGCCTGCCGCCCGGGCGAGGCGGAGGGTGCGGATTTGGCCGGAACGCTGGCCTGGGGGCCGGGGCCGCGCGCGGCGCAGGCCCTGATGCTGATGGTGCGGGCGCGGGCGCTTCTGGACGGGCGGCTGGCCCCGTCGATATCCGATGTGGCGGCGCTGGCGCGGCCCGTCCTGATCCACCGCATGGCGCTGGGCTTTGCTGCGCGCGCGCGGGGTGAGACGCTGGGCGGGGTCATCGACGGGGTGGTGGCGCGGCTGGATCAGGGCCGCGCGGCGTGA
- a CDS encoding HIT domain-containing protein yields the protein MTMTYDPENIFARILRGDIPNKTVAETAHTLAFHDIAPHAPHHVLVIPKGPYVDFADFAAHASVEEITDFHRTAAQICEGLGEGYRTISNSGGHGGQEVPHYHLHILGGRPLGPMLTR from the coding sequence TTGACGATGACCTACGACCCCGAAAACATCTTCGCCCGCATCCTGCGCGGCGACATCCCCAACAAGACCGTGGCGGAGACGGCGCATACGCTGGCCTTTCACGACATCGCCCCCCACGCCCCGCACCATGTTCTGGTGATCCCCAAGGGGCCCTATGTCGATTTCGCGGATTTCGCCGCCCATGCCAGCGTGGAGGAGATCACCGATTTCCACCGCACCGCCGCCCAGATCTGCGAAGGGTTGGGCGAGGGGTATCGCACCATCTCCAATTCCGGCGGCCACGGGGGGCAGGAGGTGCCGCATTACCACCTGCACATCCTGGGCGGGCGTCCCTTGGGCCCGATGCTGACGCGTTAA
- the polA gene encoding DNA polymerase I, whose protein sequence is MTFGKGHHLHLIDGSAFIFRAYHALPPLTRKSDGLPIGAVAGFCNMLFRYVEDSKASDAPTHVAVIFDHSSKTFRNDIYPAYKANRPDLPEDLKPQFPLTREATRAFNIACIETEGYEADDLIASMSCKARDAGARVTIISSDKDLMQLVGDGVEMLDPMKNKRIGRDEVEAKFGVGPDRVVDVQALAGDSVDNVPGAPGIGIKTAALLIQEYGDLETLLERAGEIKQPKRRQVLIDHADQIRISKRLVQLDCDTPLDFTLDSLEVREPDDSLMEFLNAMEFRTLTRRIAEKRGVDMPLPAPVAEAPLEETEALPFDHAAYEIVTEPAQLAEWIALIHEVGHVAFDTETTGLDEMRADLVGISLSVVAGRACYIPLAHRTGADDLFGGADLVPGQMLVAEVLAQLKPVMEDPAILKIAHNAKYDCKMLMRHGVTPAPVDDTMLMSYAMHAGLHNHGMDALSEQYLRHTPIPIKGLIGSGKSQITFDRVPLDKAAPYAAEDADITLRLWELFKPQLHRARVTTVYETLERPLVPVLAEMEMTGVRVDRDVLSRMSNAFAQKMAMLEEEIHQLAGRSFNVGSPKQLGEILFDELGLQGGQKGKTGAYGTGADILEDLAAEGHDLPARVLDWRQVSKLKSTYTDALQDHIHPDTHRVHTSYSIAGANTGRLASTDPNLQNIPVRSEEGRRIREAFVAPEGKVLVSLDYSQIELRILAHIADIPALKEAFREGHDIHAMTAAEMFNTPLEGMDPMIRRQAKAINFGVIYGISGFGLARNLRIPRADAQGFIDRYFERFPGIRDYMDATIAFAKANGHVETLFGRRINTPEINAKGPGAGFARRAAINAPIQGTAADIIRRAMIRMPDAIKDLPATMLLQVHDELLFEVAETAADDLIARARDVMEGACDPVVKLSVPLIVDAGRGPNWAAAH, encoded by the coding sequence ATGACATTCGGCAAAGGCCATCACCTGCATCTGATCGACGGATCGGCCTTCATCTTTCGCGCCTATCATGCGCTGCCGCCACTGACGCGGAAATCCGACGGCCTGCCCATCGGCGCGGTGGCGGGGTTCTGCAACATGCTGTTCCGGTATGTGGAGGATTCGAAAGCCTCCGACGCGCCGACGCATGTGGCAGTGATCTTCGATCATTCGTCGAAAACCTTCCGCAACGACATCTATCCCGCCTACAAGGCCAATCGCCCAGACCTGCCCGAGGATCTGAAGCCGCAATTCCCCCTGACGCGCGAGGCGACGCGCGCCTTCAACATCGCCTGCATCGAGACCGAGGGGTATGAGGCCGACGATCTGATCGCCTCGATGTCGTGCAAGGCGCGGGATGCGGGCGCGCGGGTCACGATCATCAGTTCGGACAAGGACCTGATGCAGCTTGTGGGCGACGGGGTCGAGATGCTGGACCCGATGAAGAACAAGCGCATCGGACGCGATGAGGTGGAGGCGAAGTTCGGCGTCGGTCCCGACCGCGTGGTCGACGTGCAGGCGCTGGCGGGCGATTCGGTGGACAACGTGCCCGGCGCCCCCGGCATCGGCATCAAGACGGCGGCGCTGCTCATCCAGGAATACGGCGATCTGGAGACGTTGCTGGAGCGGGCGGGCGAGATCAAGCAGCCCAAGCGCCGTCAGGTCCTGATCGACCATGCCGATCAGATCCGCATCTCCAAGCGGCTGGTGCAGTTGGACTGCGACACGCCGCTGGATTTCACTTTGGACAGTCTTGAGGTGCGGGAGCCGGACGACAGCCTGATGGAGTTCCTGAATGCCATGGAATTCCGCACGCTGACCCGCCGCATCGCGGAAAAGCGCGGGGTGGACATGCCCTTGCCCGCGCCCGTGGCCGAAGCGCCGTTGGAGGAGACCGAGGCCCTGCCCTTCGACCACGCCGCCTATGAGATCGTGACCGAACCTGCGCAGCTGGCCGAATGGATCGCCCTGATCCACGAGGTCGGGCATGTGGCCTTCGACACCGAAACCACGGGCCTGGACGAAATGCGGGCCGATCTCGTGGGCATCTCGCTGTCGGTGGTGGCGGGGCGGGCGTGCTATATCCCGCTGGCGCACCGGACGGGGGCGGACGATCTGTTCGGGGGGGCCGACCTTGTCCCCGGCCAGATGCTGGTGGCCGAGGTTCTGGCCCAGTTGAAGCCGGTGATGGAAGACCCCGCCATCCTGAAGATCGCGCATAACGCGAAATACGATTGCAAGATGCTGATGCGCCATGGCGTGACGCCCGCGCCGGTCGATGACACGATGCTCATGTCCTATGCCATGCATGCGGGTCTGCACAATCACGGCATGGACGCCCTGTCCGAGCAGTATCTGCGCCACACCCCCATCCCGATCAAGGGGCTGATCGGATCGGGCAAAAGCCAGATCACCTTCGACCGCGTGCCGCTGGACAAGGCCGCGCCTTACGCGGCGGAAGACGCCGACATCACCCTGCGCCTGTGGGAATTGTTCAAGCCGCAACTGCACCGCGCCCGCGTCACGACCGTCTATGAAACGCTGGAACGCCCGCTGGTGCCGGTGCTGGCCGAGATGGAGATGACCGGGGTGCGGGTGGACCGCGATGTGCTGTCGCGCATGTCCAACGCCTTCGCCCAGAAGATGGCCATGCTGGAGGAGGAAATCCACCAGCTTGCGGGCCGGTCGTTCAACGTCGGATCACCCAAGCAGCTGGGCGAGATCCTGTTTGATGAACTGGGCCTTCAGGGCGGGCAGAAGGGCAAGACCGGCGCCTATGGCACCGGGGCCGACATTCTGGAGGATCTGGCGGCGGAGGGGCACGACCTGCCCGCCCGCGTGCTGGACTGGCGTCAGGTGTCGAAGCTGAAATCCACCTATACCGACGCGCTGCAGGATCACATCCACCCCGACACGCACAGGGTCCACACCTCCTATTCCATCGCCGGGGCGAACACGGGGCGACTCGCCTCCACCGACCCGAACCTTCAGAACATCCCCGTGCGGAGCGAGGAGGGCCGCCGCATCCGCGAGGCCTTCGTGGCCCCCGAGGGGAAGGTTTTGGTCTCTCTCGACTACAGCCAGATCGAATTGCGGATCTTGGCGCATATCGCCGACATTCCGGCCTTGAAGGAGGCGTTCCGCGAGGGGCACGACATTCACGCCATGACGGCGGCCGAAATGTTCAACACCCCGCTGGAGGGGATGGACCCGATGATCCGCCGTCAGGCCAAGGCGATCAACTTCGGGGTGATCTACGGCATCTCGGGCTTCGGCCTTGCGCGGAACCTGCGGATTCCCCGCGCCGATGCGCAGGGGTTCATCGACCGCTATTTTGAACGTTTCCCCGGCATCCGCGATTACATGGACGCGACCATCGCCTTCGCGAAGGCCAACGGCCATGTGGAGACGCTGTTCGGGCGCCGCATCAACACGCCCGAGATCAACGCCAAGGGCCCCGGCGCGGGGTTCGCGCGCCGCGCGGCGATCAACGCCCCCATCCAGGGCACGGCGGCCGACATCATCCGCCGCGCGATGATTCGGATGCCCGACGCGATCAAGGATTTGCCCGCCACCATGCTGTTGCAGGTCCATGACGAACTGCTGTTCGAGGTGGCGGAGACGGCGGCGGACGACCTGATCGCCCGCGCGCGGGACGTGATGGAGGGGGCCTGCGATCCGGTGGTCAAGCTGTCGGTGCCGCTGATCGTCGATGCCGGGCGCGGCCCGAACTGGGCCGCCGCGCATTAA